From Candidatus Eisenbacteria bacterium:
CTGCTCAGGCCGGCTGTAGTTTCCTATTCCTGCCCGGGTGTCCTGAGGAAACAGCTTCGCGCGCTTTCGAAGAATGTTGAGTTTGATGTCCTGCAGGTCGAAAACTGGTATAGCTGGCCGCTTGCAAAGGACGTCCGGAGCAAGGTGAAGATACTGCTTGCCCACGATATTGATTTCAGGGTGACCGAGAGAAGACTCTCGCTGCCGGGAGCCGGTCCGGGAAGATTCTTGAAGAGGCTGACAGGCTGGTGTGAGAAAAGGGCCGAGCTCAGGGCTCTGAATGAGAGCGATGCCATATTCACGCTTACTGACGAAGACAGTAGAGCGGTAAAAGAATGTGTTGGAAGAGATTCGTCTGTCCTCCCATTCTGTGGGTCAACGGACCTGGCAGGCGACATCCTGGAAAAGCGCGAGGAACGTTCTATCCTATTTCTTGGCTCTTTCAGAGCAGACTTCAACAGGGACGCGGCGGCTCATATGGTCAACGAGATTTTTCCTCTTGTGAAGAAGAATGTTCCGGATGCGAAACTCTACCTCGTAGGAAGTTTTCCGACTGAGAAGATTTTCTCTTTCTCGGGTAGTGGAGTCGTTGTTGCAGGGAATGTCCAGGACGTGGGGCAGTATTTTGGAATGGCTCAAGTTTTTGCGCTTCCACTCAGGTACGGGGGCGGACTCAGGGTGAGGCTGTTTGAAGCCATGGCGCATGGAATGGCCGTTGTCACGACCAGGATCGGACGATCGGGAGTGCCCGGCGAGGATGGAGTTCATTTTCTCGTCCGCGAATCACCTCAGGAGTTTGCACTTGGTTTGAGCACGCTTCTGAAGGACAGAGTCCTCAGAGAGCGGCTGGGGAAAAACGCCAGAGACCTCATCAAGAACAAGTGCAACAAGGCGGATACCTTTGCAAGGATAAGAGCCCTCTACCGCAGCCAGAGTCACTCTGAAACCGCCGCTTCGTAGCCGGCCCCATTGAAGGGAATAGGCGAATTGGCCGGATTGCATTTTGACCGGAGAGTCTCATGACGGTTAAGGACGAACAGAAAAGACACTACAACCTTTTCTACGGTAAGCCGGGCAGGCTGAGCTGGGGTTCCCCTTCCGGTTCCTACGAGAATTACAGATACGCGGTCTGGATAATGAAACTCTTTGAGAGGATCTTGAGAGAGAAAGGAACCAGACTCTCGGTTCTTGACCTCGGCTGCGGGGACGGAAAAAA
This genomic window contains:
- a CDS encoding glycosyltransferase family 4 protein — its product is MKIAIIKPILPYPLDQGARRVTHQILEALHGENELTLITRLTSKDEQKFIPDLSKLCSRIIAPLAPNKRSFFHRVAYRIFYLLKSVLLLRPAVVSYSCPGVLRKQLRALSKNVEFDVLQVENWYSWPLAKDVRSKVKILLAHDIDFRVTERRLSLPGAGPGRFLKRLTGWCEKRAELRALNESDAIFTLTDEDSRAVKECVGRDSSVLPFCGSTDLAGDILEKREERSILFLGSFRADFNRDAAAHMVNEIFPLVKKNVPDAKLYLVGSFPTEKIFSFSGSGVVVAGNVQDVGQYFGMAQVFALPLRYGGGLRVRLFEAMAHGMAVVTTRIGRSGVPGEDGVHFLVRESPQEFALGLSTLLKDRVLRERLGKNARDLIKNKCNKADTFARIRALYRSQSHSETAAS